Proteins encoded by one window of Desulfitibacter sp. BRH_c19:
- a CDS encoding TetR family transcriptional regulator, translating into KQLYLFLLDYVVEVIDKIYDEVDWNETDIFKRMEKIGLVKFKIMKKFPQAFDFLKTTSHEDAVEVKSEIDKMGKHLIKSGSEMGYKNIDLTKFRDDIDIEKTMNIISWTILSFAEQQRDKVNSFEEINMDLLREWDDYFDIMKRCFYKEEK; encoded by the coding sequence AAAAGCAATTGTATTTATTCTTGCTTGATTATGTGGTTGAGGTTATTGATAAAATCTACGATGAGGTGGATTGGAATGAAACAGATATTTTTAAAAGAATGGAAAAAATAGGATTAGTTAAGTTTAAAATCATGAAAAAGTTTCCACAAGCATTTGATTTTCTTAAAACTACTTCCCATGAGGATGCTGTAGAGGTTAAATCTGAAATCGATAAAATGGGTAAGCATCTCATTAAAAGCGGTTCTGAAATGGGTTATAAAAATATAGATCTGACAAAATTTCGTGATGATATTGATATTGAAAAAACAATGAATATTATTAGTTGGACCATACTAAGTTTTGCAGAGCAGCAGAGGGATAAAGTAAATTCCTTTGAAGAGATCAATATGGATTTGCTTAGAGAATGGGATGATTATTTTGACATAATGAAACGTTGTTTTTATAAGGAGGAAAAATGA